In Arvicanthis niloticus isolate mArvNil1 chromosome 27, mArvNil1.pat.X, whole genome shotgun sequence, a genomic segment contains:
- the LOC143439630 gene encoding putative gustatory receptor clone PTE38 produces the protein MEAVNQTSISKFILLGLSDDPALQPFIFTLFLSIYLITTLGNLLIILAVSSDSHLHTPMYFFLSNLSFNDICLINTTIPKMLVNIQGEDQTITYTGCLSQVCLILNFAGIENCLLAVMAYDRYVAICHPLKYTVIMNQYFCVMLLLFSLFLSTVHALFHTLMVLLLSFCTEIEIPHFFCELAQIIRLACSDNFINYLLVYTVSVLFFGVPVFGIILSYIHIISSVLRMSSLGGKYKAFSTCGSHLSVVFLFYGTGFGVHISSAFTDSPRKTVVASVMYTVVTQMLNPFIYSLRNKEIKKAFRKIISMMSFLL, from the coding sequence ATGGAAGCTGTCAACCAAACAAGTATATCAAAATTTATTCTTCTGGGGCTTAGTGATGATCCAGCTCTGCAGCCTTTTATCTTTACCCTGTTCCTGTCCATATATCTGATCACCACCTTAGGAAATTTGCTGATCATCCTGGCTGTTAGCTCTGACTCCCACCTACATACacccatgtatttttttctctctaaccTGTCCTTTAATGACATCTGTTTAATCAATACCACAATCCCAAAGATGTTGGTGAACATTCAAGGTGAAGATCAGACCATCACATATACAGGATGCCTCTCTCAGGTCTGCCTCATCTTGAATTTTGCTGGTATAGAAAACTGTCTCCTGGCagtgatggcctatgaccgctatgttgcTATCTGTCACCCTCTTAAGTACACAGTTATCATGAATCAATATTTCTGTGTGATGTTGctgctcttctctctgttccttaGTACTGTGCATGCTTTGTTCCATACTTTGATGGTGTTGTTGCTGTCTTTCTGCACAGAAATTGAAATCCCCCACTTTTTCTGTGAGCTGgctcagatcatcagacttgcCTGTTCAGATAATTTTATCAATTATCTGCTGGTATACACAGTGTCTGTTCTATTTTTTGGTGTTCCTGTCTTTGGGATCATTTTGTCTTATATTCACATTATATCCTCAGTTTTAAGAATGTCATCATTGGGAGGAAAGTATAAAGCCTTTTCCACATGTGGGTCTCATTTGTCAGTTGTGTTCCTGTTCTATGGCACAGGTTTTGGGGTACATATAAGCTCTGCATTTACTGACTCTCCAAGGAAGACTGTAGTGGCTTCAGTGATGTACACTGTGGTCACACAGATGCTGAACCCCTTTATCTACAGCCTAAGgaacaaagaaattaagaaagccTTCAGGAAAATCATTAGTatgatgtcatttcttttataa